A genomic stretch from Malus domestica chromosome 15, GDT2T_hap1 includes:
- the LOC103407832 gene encoding uncharacterized protein — protein MPKPSAFLRQLSGREAWKSKSMSWGGVGNRKSCGGFSGGVGLSEGKGGSFQQMEGLQNMYGNNNGGGGGGGFGMRKRVMVVVDDSSHSKHAMMWALSHVANKGDLLTLLHIIPSSHDSSYTSSPSLANSLGSLCKACKPEVEVEALVIQGPRVATVNSQVKKLEVSVLVLGQKKPSPFISCLFGTSSTEDFVEHCINNAECLTIGVRKQSKGVSGYLINTRWQKDFWLLA, from the exons atgccaaaaccaagtgcatTTTTGAGGCAATTGAGTGGAAGGGAGGCGTGGAAATCAAAATCAATGAGTTGGGGTGGTGTTGGAAATAGAAAGTCTTGCGGTGGTTTCAGCGGCGGAGTTGGACTGTCTGAGGGGAAAGGAGGAAGCTTTCAGCAAATGGAAGGGCTTCAAAACATGTATGGCAACaacaatggtggtggtggtggtggaggattCGGaatgaggaagagagtgatggtggtggtggatgaCTCATCACATTCCAAGCATGCCATGATGTGGGCCCTCAGTCATGTTGCCAACAAGGGTGATTTGCTCACTCTCCTCCACATCATCCCTTCTTCCCATGACTCTTCCTATACCTCCTCCCCTTCCCTTGCCAACTCCCTTGGCTCCCTATGCAAGGCTTGCAAGCCTGAG GTGGAAGTGGAAGCTCTTGTGATCCAAGGACCAAGAGTGGCAACAGTGAACAGCCAGGTTAAGAAGCTTGAGGTTTCAGTGCTAGTGCTTGGTCAGAAGAAGCCCTCTCCCTTCATCAGCTG CTTATTTGGAACCAGCTCCACTGAGGATTTTGTGGAGCATTGCATAAACAATGCAGAGTGTTTGACAATTGGAGTGAGGAAGCAAAGCAAAGGTGTGAGTGGCTACCTAATCAACACCAGATGGCAGAAGGATTTCTGGCTCTTGGCTTAA